In one window of Helianthus annuus cultivar XRQ/B chromosome 17, HanXRQr2.0-SUNRISE, whole genome shotgun sequence DNA:
- the LOC110923546 gene encoding uncharacterized protein LOC110923546: MALTIIIVKFVFLVSTVYSKVTLENSGFESQPTNLTTNSTSQFVLLNSKTNVIPGWSFNGTVWYVTAGGNISLPGNGHGLQLGPNGVINQTFKTDGSYYYTLTFTLAPSSMNCASNFTAVNVSGSDESKVFIYKESFGSEMWQTYAYSMSREIQRGIMGIQFQSVAGSNDCWPIIDTLLVNGIGSPRLYGDNGFMNSGFEVGPAFLDNSSQGILLDDDTNEEAFKVVQQWTILGMIKYIDSKHYAVPRGRGAVMLVSGNPSGILYNRRFSRHGKITLDFIMGDANDSCVGDFTVYLQVGNYMMWNFTMRSLGVGSRVRHSVTFKAEFSKTESVPISFSSFNVTRTSDQQVLCGPVIDSTVIRFSSSKILHYEPVIFCFVLATVFLI; this comes from the exons ATGGCTCTCACGATTATCATCGTTAAATTTGTCTTCTTGGTATCGACAGTGTATTCTAAAG TTACACTTGAGAATTCGGGTTTCGAATCTCAACCGACAAACCTAACGACGAATTCGACCTCCCAATTCGTTCTCCTCAATAGCAAAACCAACGTTATTCCCGGTTGGTCGTTTAATGGTACGGTCTGGTACGTGACAGCTGGCGGAAACATTTCCCTACCTGGAAACGGTCACGGGTTGCAACTAGGTCCAAATGGTGTGATCAACCAAACATTTAAAACCGATGGAAGTTACTATTATACCCTCACATTCACCCTTGCTCCAAGCAGCATGAATTGTGCCAGCAATTTCACAGCCGTAAATGTTTCCGGTTCCGATGAGTCCAAAGTATTCATTTATAAAGAATCATTTGGGAGTGAAATGTGGCAAACTTATGCTTATTCGATGAGTCGCGAGATCCAAAGGGGTATTATGGGAATACAATTTCAAAGTGTCGCGGGTAGCAACGACTGTTGGCCTATCATTGATACTCTTCTTGTTAACGGAATCGGGAGTCCCCGTTTATATGGAG ATAACGGGTTTATGAACAGCGGGTTCGAAGTTGGACCGGCCTTTCTCGATAACTCCTCTCAGGGTATCCTACTCGATGACGATACCAACGAAGAGGCTTTCAAGGTTGTCCAACAGTGGACCATTTTAGGTATGATAAAGTATATCGACTCAAAACACTATGCGGTCCCACGAGGACGAGGAGCAGTCATGCTAGTGTCCGGCAATCCATCGGGTATCTTGTATAATCGAAGGTTCTCAAGACACGGAAAAATTACTCTAGACTTTATCATGGGCGATGCTAATGACTCATGTGTGGGAGATTTTACGGTTTATTTGCAAGTGGGAAATTACATGATGTGGAACTTTACTATGAGGAGCCTTGGTGTTGGATCAAGGGTGAGGCATTCTGTGACGTTCAAGGCGGAATTTAGCAAGACTGAATCGGTTCCTATTAGTTTTTCTAGCTTTAACGTGACTCGAACGAGTGACCAACAAGTGTTATGTGGACCGGTTATTGATAGCACGGTGATTCGATTTTCTAGTTCAAAGATACTACATTACGAACCAGTGATCTTTTGCTTTGTTTTGGCTACAGTTTTCTTAATTTAA